In Lemur catta isolate mLemCat1 chromosome 1, mLemCat1.pri, whole genome shotgun sequence, one DNA window encodes the following:
- the CAMSAP3 gene encoding calmodulin-regulated spectrin-associated protein 3 isoform X1: protein MVEAAPPGPGPLRRTFLVPEIKSLDQYDFSRAKAAASLAWVLRAAFGGAEHVPPELWEPFYTDQYAQEHVKPPVTRLLLSAELYCRAWRQALPQLETPPSPSALLALLARRGTVPALPERPVREADLRHQPVLMGAHLAVIDALMVAFAFEWTKTLPGPLALTSLEHKLLFWVDTTVRRLQEKTEQEAAQRASPAASTDGAAPSQPSHAIAFCLKESGSKPPMIRYRKDRAVARRAPCFPTVTTLQDLASGAALAATIHCYCPQLLRLEEVCLKDPMSVADSLYNLQLVQDFCASRLPRGCPLSLEDLLYVPPPLKVNLVVLLAEMFMCFEVLKPDFVQAKDLPDGHAASPRGTEASQSQNGGGSSSPVFNFRHPLLSPGGPQSPLRGSTGSLKSSPSMSHMEALGKAWNRQLSRPLSQAVSFSTPFGLDSDVDVVMGDPVLLRSVSSDSLGPPRPVPARTPTQPPPEPGDLPTIEEALQIIHSAEPRLLPDGAADGSFYLHSPEGPSKPALASPYLPEGASKPLSDGPTKAPVYLPHPEAPSKPSPCPVGEVSKPPVPSEGSPVATNSEVKMTSFAERKKQLVKAEAEAGAGSPTSSPAPPEALSSEMSELGARLEEKRRAIEAQKRRIEAIFAKHRQRLGKSAFLQVQPREASGDADAEAEPGLVPGGERPAGEGQGEPTSRPKSVTFSPELGPVPPEGLGEYNRAVSKLSAALSSLQRDMQRLTDQQQRLLAPLEAPGPAPPPAAWVIPGPTTGPKAASPSPARRAPATRRSPGPGPSPAPRSPKHARPAELRLAPLTRVLTPPHDVDSLPHLRKFSPSQVPVQTRSSILLAEGPPPEEPAARPGLIEIPLGSLEEPSAEDEGDGSPPGAEDSLEEEASSEGEPRAGLGFFYKDDDKPEDEMAQKRASLLERQQRRAEEARRRKQWQEAEKEQRREEAVRLAQEEAPVAPTAPIAIPAPAARAPAEEEVGPRRGEFTRLEYERRAQLKLMDDLDKVLRPRSAGTGGPGRGGRRAPRPRSGCCDDSALARSPARGLLGSRLSKIYSQSTLSLSTVANEASNNLGVKRPMSRAPSPSGLMSPSRLPGSRERDWENGSNASSPASVPEYTGPRLYKEPSAKSNKFIIHNALSHCCLAGKVNEPQKNRILEEIEKSKANHFLILFRDSSCQFRALYTLSGETEELSRLAGYGPRTVTPAMVEGIYKYNSDRKRFTQIPAKTMSMSVDAFTIQGHLWQSKKPTTPKKGGGTPK, encoded by the exons ATGGTGGAGGCGGCGCCCCCCGGGCCCGGGCCGCTGCGGAGGACCTTCCTGGTGCCCGAGATCAAGTCGCTGGACCAGTACGATTTCTCGCGGGCCAAGGCGGCGGCCAGCCTGGCGTGGGTGCTGCGGGCCGCGTTCGGGGGCGCAG agcACGTGCCCCCAGAGCTGTGGGAGCCCTTCTATACGGACCAGTACGCGCAGGAGCACGTGAAGCCCCCGGTGACGCGGCTGCTGCTCTCGGCCGAGCTCTACTGCCGGGCCTGGCGCCAGGCGCTGCCGCAGCTCGAGAcaccccccagcccctctgcactGCTGGCTCTGCTGGCGCGGAGGGGCACGGTGCCCGCGCTGCCCGAGCGCCCGGTGCGTGAGGCGGACCTGAGACACCAGCCCGTTCTCATG GGAGCCCACCTGGCTGTCATTGATGCCCTCATGGTTGCCTTTGCCTTCGAGTGGACAAAGACGCTGCCGGGTCCCTTGGCCCTGACCAGCTTGGAGCACAAGCTCCTTTTCTGGGTGGACACG ACCGTCCGGCGGCTGCAGGAAAAGACGGAGCAGGAAGCTGCCCAGCGAGCTTCTCCCGCGGCCTCTACTGATGGGGCGGCCCCATCTCAGCCCTCg CACGCAATTGCCTTCTGTTTGAAGGAGTCGGGGAGCAAACCCCCCATG ATCCGATACCGCAAGGACCGCGCTGTGGCCCGACGCGCCCCCTGCTTTCCGACCGTGACTACGCTCCAGGACTTGGCCAGTGGGGCTGCACTGGCTGCCACAATCCACTGCTATTGTCCCCAGCTATTGCGACTCGAGG AGGTGTGCCTCAAGGACCCCATGTCCGTGGCGGACAGCCTGTACAACCTCCAGCTGGTGCAAGATTTCTGTGCCTCCCGCCTCCCGCGGGGCTGCCCTCTTTCCCTGGAGGACTTGCTCTACGTCCCACCACCACTCAAG GTCAACCTGGTTGTGCTGCTGGCCGAGATGTTCATGTGCTTTGAGGTGCTCAAGCCCGACTTCGTGCAAGCCAAGGACTTGCCCGACGGTCACG CTGCCTCCCCCCGGGGCACCGAGGCCTCCCAATCTCAGAACGGCGGCGGCAGCAG TTCTCCTGTCTTCAATTTCCGCCACCCACTCCTGTCACCGGGCGGCCCCCAGTCTCCGCTCCGAGGATCCACAG GCTCCCTGAAGTCCTCCCCGTCCATGTCCCACATGGAGGCTCTCGGCAAGGCCTGGAACCGGCAGCTCAG CCGTCCCCTCTCCCAGGCTGTGTCATTCAGCACCCCCTTTGGCCTGGACAGCGATGTGGATGTCGTCATGGGAGACCCTGTCCTCCTCCGCTCGGTCAGCTCGGACAGTTTGGGTCCCCCTCGTCCCGTGCCTGCCCGGACCCCCACCCAGCCGCCCCCAGAGCCTGGTGACCTGCCTACCATCGAAGAGGCCCTGCAGATCATCCACAGTGCTGAGCCCCGGCTGCTTCCGGACGGGGCTGCCGACGGCAGCTTCTACCTCCACTCCCCAGAGGGGCCCTCCAAGCCGGCCCTCGCCTCCCCCTACCTGCCCGAGGGGGCCTCCAAACCTCTGTCTGACGGGCCCACCAAAGCACCCGTCTACCTGCCGCACCCAGAGGCCCCCTCAAAACCATCTCCATGCCCGGTGGGGGAGGTATCGAAACCGCCGGTCCCCTCCGAGGGCTCCCCGGTGGCTACCAACTCCGAAGTGAAGATGACCAGCTTCGCTGAACGCAAGAAGCAGCTGGTGAAGGCAGAGGCTGAGGCCGGAGCGGGGTCCCCCAcgtccagcccagccccacccgaGGCCCTGAGCTCTGAGATGAGCGAGCTGGGGGCCCGGCTGGAGGAGAAGCGCAGGGCCATAGAGGCTCAGAAGCGGCGGATCGAGGCCATCTTTGCCAAGCACCGCCAGCGCCTGGGCAAGAGCGCCTTCCTGCAGGTGCAGCCCCGGGAGGCCTCGGGGGATGCAGATGCGGAGGCAGAGCCTGGCCTGGTCCCTGGTGGGGAGCGGCCAGCGGGCGAGGGCCAGGGCGAGCCGACCTCCAGGCCCAAGTCAGTGACCTTCTCTCCGGAGCTGGGCCCAGTGCCCCCCGAGGGGCTGGGGGAGTACAACCGAGCGGTCAGCAAGCTGAGTGCCGCACTGAGTTCGCTGCAGCGGGACATGCAGAGGCTCACGGACCAGCAGCAGCGGCTCCTGGCCCCGCTGGAGGCCCCTGGACCTGCCCCGCCCCCTGCTGCCTGGGTCATCCCTGGCCCCACGACGGGGCCCAAGGCTGCgtctcccagccctgcccggcGTGCCCCGGCCACCCGACGCAGCCCAGGGCCGGGGCCCAGCCCAGCGCCCCGCAGCCCAAAGCATGCACGGCCAGCGGAGCTGCGGCTGGCGCCCCTGACCAGGGTGCTCACGCCACCCCATGACGTGGACAGCCTCCCCCATCTGCGCAAGTTCTCGCCGAGCCAGGTGCCCGTGCAGACGCGCTCCTCCATCCTCCTGGCCGAGGGGCCGCCTCCTGAGGAGCCTGCGGCCCGGCCCGGCCTCATTGAGATCCCACTGGGCAGCCTGGAAGAGCCCTCTGCTGAGGACGAGGGTGACGGGAGCCCCCCTGGTGCAGAGGATTCATTGGAGGAAGAGGCGTCTTCAGAGGGGGAGCCCCGGGCCGGGTTGGGGTTCTTCTACAAG GACGACGACAAGCCTGAGGATGAGATGGCACAAAAGCGGGCCAGCCTGCTGGAGCGGCAGCAGCGGCGGGCAGAGGAGGCGCGGCGGCGCAAACagtggcaggaggcagagaaggagcaGCGGAGAGAGGAAGCTGTGAG GCTGGCCCAGGAGGAGGCCCCTGTGGCCCCCACGGCCCCCATAGCGATCCCGGCCCCTGCTGCTCGGGCCCCAGCCGAGGAGGAGGTGGGCCCCCGGCGGGGGGAGTTCACGCGGCTGGAGTACGAGCGCCGGGCCCAGCTGAAACTGATGGATGACCTCGACAAGGTGCTGCGGCCCCGGTCCGCTGGGACCGGGGGGCCGGGTCGGGGCGGGCGGAGGGCCCCCCGGCCACGCTCTGGTTGCTGCGATGACTCGGCCTTGGCTCGAAGCCCAGCCCGCGGACTGCTGG GTTCTCGGCTCAGCAAGATCTACTCCCAGTCCACCCTGTCCTTATCCACTGTGGCCAACGAGGCCTCCAATAACCTCGGTGTGAAGAGACCGATGTCTCG GGCGCCATCCCCATCGGGCCTCATGTCCCCAAGCCGCCTGCCTGGTAGCCGCGAGCGCGACTGGGAGAATGGCAGCAACGCCTCCTCCCCGGCGTCGGTGCCCGAGTACACGG GTCCACGGCTGTACAAGGAGCCCAGCGCCAAGTCCAACAAGTTCATCATCCACAACGCCCTGTCGCACTGCTGCCTGGCGGGCAAGGTGAACGAACCGCAGAAGAACCGCATTCTTGAG GAAATTGAGAAGAGCAAGGCCAACCACTTCCTGATCCTCTTTCGCGACTCGAGCTGCCAGTTCCGGGCGCTCTACACGCTGTCGGGGGAGACGGAGGAGCTGTCGCGGCTGGCCGGCTACGGACCCCGGACCGTCACGCCCGCCATGGTCGAGGGCATCTACAAGTACAACTCGGACCGCAAACGCTTCACCCAGATCCCCGCCAAGACCATGTCCATGAGCGTCGATGCCTTCACCATCCAGGGACACCTCTGGCAGAGCAAGAAGCCCACCACTCCCAAGAAGGGCGGTGGCACCCCCAAATAG
- the CAMSAP3 gene encoding calmodulin-regulated spectrin-associated protein 3 isoform X3, whose amino-acid sequence MVEAAPPGPGPLRRTFLVPEIKSLDQYDFSRAKAAASLAWVLRAAFGGAEHVPPELWEPFYTDQYAQEHVKPPVTRLLLSAELYCRAWRQALPQLETPPSPSALLALLARRGTVPALPERPVREADLRHQPVLMGAHLAVIDALMVAFAFEWTKTLPGPLALTSLEHKLLFWVDTTVRRLQEKTEQEAAQRASPAASTDGAAPSQPSCPTRWYWKLVPHAIAFCLKESGSKPPMIRYRKDRAVARRAPCFPTVTTLQDLASGAALAATIHCYCPQLLRLEEVCLKDPMSVADSLYNLQLVQDFCASRLPRGCPLSLEDLLYVPPPLKVNLVVLLAEMFMCFEVLKPDFVQAKDLPDGHAASPRGTEASQSQNGGGSSSPVFNFRHPLLSPGGPQSPLRGSTGSLKSSPSMSHMEALGKAWNRQLSRPLSQAVSFSTPFGLDSDVDVVMGDPVLLRSVSSDSLGPPRPVPARTPTQPPPEPGDLPTIEEALQIIHSAEPRLLPDGAADGSFYLHSPEGPSKPALASPYLPEGASKPLSDGPTKAPVYLPHPEAPSKPSPCPVGEVSKPPVPSEGSPVATNSEVKMTSFAERKKQLVKAEAEAGAGSPTSSPAPPEALSSEMSELGARLEEKRRAIEAQKRRIEAIFAKHRQRLGKSAFLQVQPREASGDADAEAEPGLVPGGERPAGEGQGEPTSRPKSVTFSPELGPVPPEGLGEYNRAVSKLSAALSSLQRDMQRLTDQQQRLLAPLEAPGPAPPPAAWVIPGPTTGPKAASPSPARRAPATRRSPGPGPSPAPRSPKHARPAELRLAPLTRVLTPPHDVDSLPHLRKFSPSQVPVQTRSSILLAEGPPPEEPAARPGLIEIPLGSLEEPSAEDEGDGSPPGAEDSLEEEASSEGEPRAGLGFFYKDDDKPEDEMAQKRASLLERQQRRAEEARRRKQWQEAEKEQRREEAVRLAQEEAPVAPTAPIAIPAPAARAPAEEEVGPRRGEFTRLEYERRAQLKLMDDLDKVLRPRSAGTGGPGRGGRRAPRPRSGCCDDSALARSPARGLLGSRLSKIYSQSTLSLSTVANEASNNLGVKRPMSRAPSPSGLMSPSRLPGSRERDWENGSNASSPASVPEYTGPRLYKEPSAKSNKFIIHNALSHCCLAGKVNEPQKNRILEEIEKSKANHFLILFRDSSCQFRALYTLSGETEELSRLAGYGPRTVTPAMVEGIYKYNSDRKRFTQIPAKTMSMSVDAFTIQGHLWQSKKPTTPKKGGGTPK is encoded by the exons ATGGTGGAGGCGGCGCCCCCCGGGCCCGGGCCGCTGCGGAGGACCTTCCTGGTGCCCGAGATCAAGTCGCTGGACCAGTACGATTTCTCGCGGGCCAAGGCGGCGGCCAGCCTGGCGTGGGTGCTGCGGGCCGCGTTCGGGGGCGCAG agcACGTGCCCCCAGAGCTGTGGGAGCCCTTCTATACGGACCAGTACGCGCAGGAGCACGTGAAGCCCCCGGTGACGCGGCTGCTGCTCTCGGCCGAGCTCTACTGCCGGGCCTGGCGCCAGGCGCTGCCGCAGCTCGAGAcaccccccagcccctctgcactGCTGGCTCTGCTGGCGCGGAGGGGCACGGTGCCCGCGCTGCCCGAGCGCCCGGTGCGTGAGGCGGACCTGAGACACCAGCCCGTTCTCATG GGAGCCCACCTGGCTGTCATTGATGCCCTCATGGTTGCCTTTGCCTTCGAGTGGACAAAGACGCTGCCGGGTCCCTTGGCCCTGACCAGCTTGGAGCACAAGCTCCTTTTCTGGGTGGACACG ACCGTCCGGCGGCTGCAGGAAAAGACGGAGCAGGAAGCTGCCCAGCGAGCTTCTCCCGCGGCCTCTACTGATGGGGCGGCCCCATCTCAGCCCTCg TGCCCCACGCGCTGGTACTGGAAGCTGGTTCCT CACGCAATTGCCTTCTGTTTGAAGGAGTCGGGGAGCAAACCCCCCATG ATCCGATACCGCAAGGACCGCGCTGTGGCCCGACGCGCCCCCTGCTTTCCGACCGTGACTACGCTCCAGGACTTGGCCAGTGGGGCTGCACTGGCTGCCACAATCCACTGCTATTGTCCCCAGCTATTGCGACTCGAGG AGGTGTGCCTCAAGGACCCCATGTCCGTGGCGGACAGCCTGTACAACCTCCAGCTGGTGCAAGATTTCTGTGCCTCCCGCCTCCCGCGGGGCTGCCCTCTTTCCCTGGAGGACTTGCTCTACGTCCCACCACCACTCAAG GTCAACCTGGTTGTGCTGCTGGCCGAGATGTTCATGTGCTTTGAGGTGCTCAAGCCCGACTTCGTGCAAGCCAAGGACTTGCCCGACGGTCACG CTGCCTCCCCCCGGGGCACCGAGGCCTCCCAATCTCAGAACGGCGGCGGCAGCAG TTCTCCTGTCTTCAATTTCCGCCACCCACTCCTGTCACCGGGCGGCCCCCAGTCTCCGCTCCGAGGATCCACAG GCTCCCTGAAGTCCTCCCCGTCCATGTCCCACATGGAGGCTCTCGGCAAGGCCTGGAACCGGCAGCTCAG CCGTCCCCTCTCCCAGGCTGTGTCATTCAGCACCCCCTTTGGCCTGGACAGCGATGTGGATGTCGTCATGGGAGACCCTGTCCTCCTCCGCTCGGTCAGCTCGGACAGTTTGGGTCCCCCTCGTCCCGTGCCTGCCCGGACCCCCACCCAGCCGCCCCCAGAGCCTGGTGACCTGCCTACCATCGAAGAGGCCCTGCAGATCATCCACAGTGCTGAGCCCCGGCTGCTTCCGGACGGGGCTGCCGACGGCAGCTTCTACCTCCACTCCCCAGAGGGGCCCTCCAAGCCGGCCCTCGCCTCCCCCTACCTGCCCGAGGGGGCCTCCAAACCTCTGTCTGACGGGCCCACCAAAGCACCCGTCTACCTGCCGCACCCAGAGGCCCCCTCAAAACCATCTCCATGCCCGGTGGGGGAGGTATCGAAACCGCCGGTCCCCTCCGAGGGCTCCCCGGTGGCTACCAACTCCGAAGTGAAGATGACCAGCTTCGCTGAACGCAAGAAGCAGCTGGTGAAGGCAGAGGCTGAGGCCGGAGCGGGGTCCCCCAcgtccagcccagccccacccgaGGCCCTGAGCTCTGAGATGAGCGAGCTGGGGGCCCGGCTGGAGGAGAAGCGCAGGGCCATAGAGGCTCAGAAGCGGCGGATCGAGGCCATCTTTGCCAAGCACCGCCAGCGCCTGGGCAAGAGCGCCTTCCTGCAGGTGCAGCCCCGGGAGGCCTCGGGGGATGCAGATGCGGAGGCAGAGCCTGGCCTGGTCCCTGGTGGGGAGCGGCCAGCGGGCGAGGGCCAGGGCGAGCCGACCTCCAGGCCCAAGTCAGTGACCTTCTCTCCGGAGCTGGGCCCAGTGCCCCCCGAGGGGCTGGGGGAGTACAACCGAGCGGTCAGCAAGCTGAGTGCCGCACTGAGTTCGCTGCAGCGGGACATGCAGAGGCTCACGGACCAGCAGCAGCGGCTCCTGGCCCCGCTGGAGGCCCCTGGACCTGCCCCGCCCCCTGCTGCCTGGGTCATCCCTGGCCCCACGACGGGGCCCAAGGCTGCgtctcccagccctgcccggcGTGCCCCGGCCACCCGACGCAGCCCAGGGCCGGGGCCCAGCCCAGCGCCCCGCAGCCCAAAGCATGCACGGCCAGCGGAGCTGCGGCTGGCGCCCCTGACCAGGGTGCTCACGCCACCCCATGACGTGGACAGCCTCCCCCATCTGCGCAAGTTCTCGCCGAGCCAGGTGCCCGTGCAGACGCGCTCCTCCATCCTCCTGGCCGAGGGGCCGCCTCCTGAGGAGCCTGCGGCCCGGCCCGGCCTCATTGAGATCCCACTGGGCAGCCTGGAAGAGCCCTCTGCTGAGGACGAGGGTGACGGGAGCCCCCCTGGTGCAGAGGATTCATTGGAGGAAGAGGCGTCTTCAGAGGGGGAGCCCCGGGCCGGGTTGGGGTTCTTCTACAAG GACGACGACAAGCCTGAGGATGAGATGGCACAAAAGCGGGCCAGCCTGCTGGAGCGGCAGCAGCGGCGGGCAGAGGAGGCGCGGCGGCGCAAACagtggcaggaggcagagaaggagcaGCGGAGAGAGGAAGCTGTGAG GCTGGCCCAGGAGGAGGCCCCTGTGGCCCCCACGGCCCCCATAGCGATCCCGGCCCCTGCTGCTCGGGCCCCAGCCGAGGAGGAGGTGGGCCCCCGGCGGGGGGAGTTCACGCGGCTGGAGTACGAGCGCCGGGCCCAGCTGAAACTGATGGATGACCTCGACAAGGTGCTGCGGCCCCGGTCCGCTGGGACCGGGGGGCCGGGTCGGGGCGGGCGGAGGGCCCCCCGGCCACGCTCTGGTTGCTGCGATGACTCGGCCTTGGCTCGAAGCCCAGCCCGCGGACTGCTGG GTTCTCGGCTCAGCAAGATCTACTCCCAGTCCACCCTGTCCTTATCCACTGTGGCCAACGAGGCCTCCAATAACCTCGGTGTGAAGAGACCGATGTCTCG GGCGCCATCCCCATCGGGCCTCATGTCCCCAAGCCGCCTGCCTGGTAGCCGCGAGCGCGACTGGGAGAATGGCAGCAACGCCTCCTCCCCGGCGTCGGTGCCCGAGTACACGG GTCCACGGCTGTACAAGGAGCCCAGCGCCAAGTCCAACAAGTTCATCATCCACAACGCCCTGTCGCACTGCTGCCTGGCGGGCAAGGTGAACGAACCGCAGAAGAACCGCATTCTTGAG GAAATTGAGAAGAGCAAGGCCAACCACTTCCTGATCCTCTTTCGCGACTCGAGCTGCCAGTTCCGGGCGCTCTACACGCTGTCGGGGGAGACGGAGGAGCTGTCGCGGCTGGCCGGCTACGGACCCCGGACCGTCACGCCCGCCATGGTCGAGGGCATCTACAAGTACAACTCGGACCGCAAACGCTTCACCCAGATCCCCGCCAAGACCATGTCCATGAGCGTCGATGCCTTCACCATCCAGGGACACCTCTGGCAGAGCAAGAAGCCCACCACTCCCAAGAAGGGCGGTGGCACCCCCAAATAG